From a single Ischnura elegans chromosome 7, ioIscEleg1.1, whole genome shotgun sequence genomic region:
- the LOC124162967 gene encoding uncharacterized protein LOC124162967 translates to MLSLELSRRGTEKQSCASGFSGLVTSSTTADRVNASRLPLGLTKVLRCDNLSLPFRDESFDAVLSVAVVHHFATTERRVNALRELARVLRIGGRLIISVWAMEQRHRKFESQDVLVPWHRARRHPLPASSTSRHHHHHHHHYHHHHHHHHNSPDGGGGGCAAGAGGGCGSGGCSSGGCSSSGGGCGGLAPAAAASTPSIEQAPSIASSGAGAPAGAVATTTTSEDDNPPPQPHYHAYTQTSDSDSCRSTARRRGRSRHKGRSIDPARLSSSQSSSDLSSPNETCYSFVRRALQKLAGGKRSGSSQRPWFLETWTSSCAKDAVGADHTPDFLSTMANSGAAASGAAAAAAGGGAGARVGEEEEEEGCCCGVGAEPHIEGCSRHCYDSDEDIQDLPIELRRLEDENSAAPTNARRRQTFACDAPSSSSTTAAAVAAAAAAAVTAALGHKSKSLSDILSTGCAFGGVPGVSKDEISAQLPVRSRSSTSDLAPPNANVIVSNPQKTSSSTLLPPIMNPMPPVLPIQNVSIAPNPPPPPPLPLSLTVPMNKTSITAYTSDALGSNPSLISVVKEHVPPSLPPKNPITIPGAVKVGGSPSKPCLVKQKRSLCEDDGEVEMNVVVVVVEEGKNIYEEDEEEEEEDGEEGRRDMRDLVKALPEFKVRRDLQLAAQLGNRRSVFKQSSMNEELMMSTERQKEKERVRQNITKQASLNEDLIYSRRAGNSKLDSFFSGPRFQQLRNGLSRLAGSEAVKSKAAAGGASLKNGFVRMLQGWRGETPQESAGGRPPPQPPPPPPQPPPSSVANNNACSPLPATPPPPHTPTDKKHPSQDPDGAGKERRHSREEGSDSSKDSSLQSDTSVDSEDSFASVIFVPKPDGTNQGNAAGTSNNSPTQRSPLQKSPPQRSPLQKSPPQRSPLQKSPPQRSPIHKSPPQVMSPPQRSPPLKTPPPENGRPKANISPPLRVDVLAPVPSIRVKAEKPDVRPLEEEEEQAPESKDPALPPEREKRTSDVKHKETIRRIQELLRQRGVVVPGFGGSTTSKDGGRAFPLVRRASALPLLSGGRPLEPLARPLPRLLSLELFNPETDDLDSDSSGVSSPDSVGSVISVLNDEAPSLTDPLAPVEGAEASATIGPADMEAQTSDAQKDHSDSEDRLSSSGSSSREPKQQYYSAGAGRSPEKTSLPPAEVSLPASTADVSPATATTTSPAASSASSTTQAPQSILSTSEMASAAVSACAATAAERLFLEATATEVRVEVAGEPDFASADGGLLDATRPLPERPSPSSSLLEAAADVASSLEGAVDAVIQSSPRARRRTLVLPDNPMEVVDLWSPIKFSPPGACKEAAVIKPPETIEVTQPSEITTLPVETPSIVKVEKHEETTTSETNASTQAQDSWNEECRQHLTEFAEELSAGLLQEIERYSERCNREAHRIPKRESDDEPWSWRASRSESRLSSPSNVTSRAAWEKEATGGSPTALPHVSVPAPPPQPGLLGDRHQLTGRRPEAGSRLSLTTSLSRSRLIDEEDFPALGCGRLQQARARRTESYPRSLSESVHHHGARRFDPATEPYPRNLSERLGGSADPFLQRGNHRVGGLLHERNESHVVSSSSGSSGGSSRSLPARGGAFTPEEMPFPVTESVNAPIREGGGISEDSGVGADSSLGDGTNTASSESARSISNECIVKKCCPEGKCETKEEVPPEQTSKVVEDRVPGAGHGDAGEPGVVHGVEGRFGGLRPGSIEKGSSEESRESEVNASASSTEDEPTPASVRWWSGLSADASGSLLGMMQAGAGSRRGMVRQAATWGDEPHATLPSQVQAQNPQTQTPTRTAGGQGGAVPSQQVARDCPMTKTASLETSLSGSTSQESLRSDGGGAGGGGSITFHRYYHVFREGELDQLIERYVENLHIISSYYDHANWCVIAEKVQVWTI, encoded by the exons atgCTATCGCTCGAGCTATCACGCAGGGGGACTGAAAAACAATCGTGCGCATCAGGCTTTAGTGGGCTGGTGACTTCAAGCACCACCGCCGATAGGGTCAATGCTTCTCGGCTACCCCTCGGGCTCACGAAG GTGCTGCGATGCGACAACCTGTCCCTTCCGTTCCGGGACGAGAGCTTCGACGCCGTCCTGTCGGTGGCCGTGGTCCACCACTTCGCCACCACGGAGCGCCGCGTGAACGCATTGCGCGAGTTGGCGCGGGTGCTTCGCATCGGAGGCCGGCTCATCATCTCCGTCTGGGCCATGGAGCAGCGACACCGAAAG TTCGAATCTCAGGACGTGTTGGTTCCGTGGCACCGTGCCCGGAGGCACCCGCTGCCAGCGTCTTCCACCTCGAggcaccatcaccaccaccatcaccactaccaccaccatcaccaccaccaccacaacTCACCCGACGGCGGAGGTGGAGGGTGTGCGGCGGGCGCGGGTGGCGGGTGCGGCAGCGGCGGGTGCAGCAGCGGCGGGTGCAGCAGCAGCGGAGGCGGGTGCGGTGGCTTGGCCCCGGCGGCTGCCGCCAGCACGCCCTCCATCGAGCAGGCCCCCAGCATCGCCTCTTCGGGGGCGGGGGCGCCAGCGGGGGCGGtggccaccaccaccacctccgaGGACGACAACCCGCCACCCCAGCCCCACTATCACGCGTACACGCAGACCTCAGACAGCGACTCCTGCCGCTCCACCGCCAG GCGCCGCGGCCGCAGTCGGCACAAGGGCCGCTCCATCGACCCCGCGCGACTCAGCAGCTCCCAGAGCAGCTCCGACCTCTCCAGCCCCAACGAGACTTGCTACAGCTTCGTCCGCCGCGCACTTCAG AAGCTGGCCGGGGGCAAGAGGAGCGGCTCTTCCCAGCGTCCGTGGTTCCTCGAGACGTGGACGAGCTCCTGCGCCAAGGACGCGGTGGGCGCGGACCACACGCCCGACTTCCTCTCCACCATGGCGAACAGCGGGGCGGCCGCGTCGGGTGCGGCGGCAGCTGCGGCGGGAGGCGGGGCGGGTGCGAGGGTCGG ggaggaagaggaggaggaagggtgcTGCTGCGGCGTGGGTGCGGAGCCGCACATAGAGGGCTGCTCGCGACACTGCTACGACTCCGACGAGGACATACAG GACCTCCCTATAGAACTAAGGAGGTTAGAAGACGAAAACTCAGCCGCGCCAACCAACGCCAGGAGGAGACAGACTTTCGCCTGTGATGCGCCGTCTTCCTCCTCAACGACAGCGGCAGCGGTGGCCGCAGCAGCTGCAGCAGCCGTCACTGCCGCCCTGGGCCACAAGTCCAAGTCCTTGAGCGACATTCTATCCACAGGGTGCGCCTTTGGGGGTGTCCCCGGGGTCAGTAAAGACGAGATCTCCGCACAGTTACCCGTGCGGTCGAGGTCATCGACGTCCGACCTGGCTCCGCCAAACGCCAACGTGATCGTCTCCAACCCGCAGAAGACCAGCTCGTCCACACTCCTCCCTCCAATCATGAACCCGATGCCGCCCGTCCTTCCGATACAGAATGTGTCCATCGCTCCGAACccgcctccacctcctcccctacCTCTGTCTTTGACCGTCCCCATGAACAAGACCTCGATCACGGCCTACACGTCGGATGCGCTTGGGAGCAACCCGAGTCTCATCTCCGTGGTCAAAGAGCACGTTCCCCCCAGTCTGCCGCCAAAGAATCCCATCACAATCCCTGGCGCAGTCAAGGTGGGCGGGTCCCCTTCGAAGCCTTGCCTCGTGAAGCAGAAGAGGTCACTCTGCGAGGACGACGGCGAGGTAGAGATGAACGTGGTGGTCGTGGTGGTGGAGGAAGGGAAGAACATCTACGAGGAGGacgaggaagaagaggaagaggacGGCGAGGAAGGCAGGAGGGATATGAGGGACCTGGTCAAGGCCCTGCCAGAGTTCAAGGTCAGGCGGGACCTCCAATTGGCCGCTCAGCTGGGAAACCGGAGATCAGTATTCAAGCAGAGCTCCATGAACGAGGAGCTGATGATGTCCACGGAACGGCAAAAGGAGAAGGAACGGGTCAGGCAGAACATCACGAAGCAGGCTTCACTCAACGAAGACCTCATTTACAGCAGGAGGGCTGGAAACAGCAAACTCGATTCTTTCTTTTCCGGACCGAGGTTTCAGCAATTACGGAACGGTCTGAGCCGACTGGCAGGCAGCGAAGCCGTGAAGAGCAAGGCCGCGGCTGGCGGGGCATCGCTCAAGAACGGTTTCGTGCGAATGCTACAGGGTTGGAGGGGAGAGACGCCGCAGGAGAGCGCCGGGGGCAGGCCCCCACCGCAGCCCCCTCCTCCGCCACCTCAACCGCCCCCGTCCTCCGTCGCCAACAACAACGCCTGCTCCCCACTCCCGGCGACACCGCCCCCACCTCACACCCCCACGGACAAGAAGCACCCCTCGCAAGACCCCGATGGCGCGGGGAAGGAGAGGCGGCACTCCAGGGAAGAAGGCTCCGACTCCTCCAAAGACAGCTCCCTGCAGAGCGACACGAGCGTGGACTCCGAAGACAGCTTTGCGTCCGTCATTTTCGTGCCAAAGCCGGACGGGACGAACCAAGGGAACGCGGCGGGGACCAGCAACAACTCGCCAACGCAGAGGTCGCCGCTGCAAAAGTCGCCGCCTCAGAGGTCCCCTCTGCAGAAGTCACCCCCACAACGATCGCCACTCCAGAAGTCTCCGCCTCAGAGGTCGCCTATCCACAAATCGCCGCCACAGGTCATGTCACCACCTCAGCGGTCACCGCCGCTAAAGACACCGCCTCCGGAGAACGGTAGGCCCAAGGCAAACATCTCGCCGCCGTTGAGAGTAGACGTACTGGCGCCCGTCCCTTCCATCCGGGTGAAGGCGGAGAAACCAGATGTGCGGCCgttggaagaggaggaggaacaggCTCCGGAAAGCAAGGATCCAGCATTGCCTCCGGAAAG AGAGAAGCGCACCTCGGACGTGAAGCACAAGGAGACAATACGAAGGATCCAGGAGCTCTTGCGGCAGCGGGGAGTGGTGGTCCCTGGATTCGGCGGCAGCACCACCAGCAAAGACGGGGGTCGTGCCTTCCCCTTAGTCCGACGGGCGTCCGCCCTGCCCCTGCTGAGCGGAGGCAGGCCTCTAGAGCCCCTGGCTCGACCTCTGCCGCGACTGCTCAGCCTCGAACTCTTCAATCCTGAGACTGACGACCTGGACTCCGATTCCAGCGGCGTCTCCTCACCCGACTCGGTGGGTAGCGTCATCAGCGTACTAAACGATGAAGCGCCGTCGCTGACGGATCCCTTGGCGCCGGTCGAGGGTGCAGAGGCTTCGGCGACGATAGGCCCCGCAGATATGGAAGCCCAGACCTCAG ACGCACAAAAGGATCATTCGGATTCGGAGGACAGACTCTCCTCGTCCGGGTCCTCGTCACGTGAGCCGAAACAGCAGTATTATTCGGCGGGCGCCGGTCGCTCGCCGGAAAAGACCAGTCTTCCACCCGCGGAGGTCAGTCTTCCCGCCAGCACCGCAGATGTAAGCCCAGCGACTGCCACCACCACTTCCCCCGCGGCATCCTCCGCTTCGTCTACGACCCAAGCGCCGCAGTCCATACTCTCGACTTCCGAGATGGCATCGGCGGCCGTTTCGGCGTGTGCAGCCACGGCTGCCGAGAGGCTCTTCCTCGAGGCCACCGCCACGGAAGTCCGGGTGGAGGTCGCCGGTGAACCGGACTTCGCCTCCGCCGACGGAGGCCTCCTGGATGCGACCCGGCCCCTGCCCGAACGGCCCTCGCCGTCCTCCAGCCTCCTGGAGGCCGCCGCAGACGTCGCCAGCTCTTTGGAGGGAGCCGTGGACGCCGTCATTCAGTCCAGCCCCAGAGCCCGCCGACGTACATTGGTCCTACCGGACAATCCTATGGAAGTGGTTGACCTATGGAGTCCAATCAAGTTCTCGCCTCCTGGGGCTTGCAAAGAGGCGGCGGTTATAAAGCCACCGGAGACGATCGAAGTAACTCAGCCATCAGAGATTACTACTTTACCGGTCGAAACGCCTTCAATCGTCAAGGTGGAAAAGCATGAGGAGACCACGACGAGCGAAACCAACGCGTCGACCCAG GCGCAGGATTCGTGGAACGAGGAATGCAGGCAACACCTTACGGAGTTCGCAGAGGAGCTCAGCGCCGGTCTGCTCCAGGAGATCGAGCGCTACTCGGAGAGATGCAACCGGGAAGCCCACCGAATCCCAAAGAGGGAATCCGACGACGAGCCGTGGTCATGGCGTGCCAGCCGATCAGAGTCCCGTCTCTCCAGCCCTAGCAACGTGACCAGCCGCGCTGCGTGGGAGAAGGAGGCCACCGGAGGCTCCCCGACAGCTTTGCCGCACGTTAGTGTCCCTGCACCGCCGCCGCAACCCGGCCTCCTAGGTGACCGGCACCAGCTGACGGGGAGGCGACCAGAAGCCGGTTCAAGACTCAGCCTCACCACTTCACTCAGCAGGTCGCGGCTTATAGACGAAGAGGACTTCCCCGCCCTGGGCTGCGGCAGGCTCCAGCAGGCTAGGGCGCGGAGGACTGAGTCGTACCCGCGAAGCCTGAGCGAGAGCGTCCACCACCACGGGGCACGCAGGTTTGACCCCGCGACGGAACCATACCCCCGAAATCTCAGCGAGAGACTAGGGGGCTCTGCGGATCCGTTCCTGCAGAGGGGCAACCACCGCGTGGGAGGTCTCCTGCATGAGAGGAACGAGAGCCATGTCGTCAGTAGCAGTAGCGGGAGCAGTGGGGGTAGCAGCCGGAGTCTTCCGGCCAGAGGCGGTGCCTTCACTCCGGAAGAGATGCCGTTCCCAGTGACCGAGTCGGTGAACGCACCGATCCGGGAGGGCGGCGGAATCAGCGAGGACTCCGGAGTCGGGGCTGACTCGTCTCTGGGCGACGGGACCAACACCGCCTCCTCCGAGTCCGCCAGGAGCATTTCGAACGAGTGCATCGTGAAGAAGTGCTGTCCGGAGGGCAAGTGTGAGACCAAGGAGGAGGTCCCTCCGGAGCAGACGTCGAAGGTAGTCGAGGATCGGGTTCCGGGAGCGGGACACGGTGATGCGGGTGAGCCCGGAGTAGTCCACGGTGTGGAGGGCCGCTTCGGAGGTCTCAGGCCCGGCTCGATCGAGAAAGGTTCGTCGGAGGAGTCGAGGGAATCCGAGGTGAACGCCAGCGCTTCTTCGACGGAGGACGAGCCAACCCCGGCCTCGGTCCGCTGGTGGTCAGGACTTAGCGCGGACGCCAGTGGGAGCCTGCTTGGCATGATGCAGGCGG